A genomic stretch from Zeimonas sediminis includes:
- a CDS encoding sensor histidine kinase produces MEAIQVQADAEKRAVGRILRFALIGAVALALVLLVLLAGATANTRMFERYYAGLLWLTVGVAAGLFLLVLELVRRLVLRYRRRLFGTRLMARMAVSFTLMTIVPVALIYLVAVQFVGRSVESWFAVPVERALDSGLALGRSTLDAMLTDLSQRARSISAELVEAPERDWANALNRLREQSGVQDALIVSGTGRIVAASGNRLASLVPDLPPANALRQARLTRQYAAVEPGEEGKPESLKLRVILVIGADRQLLDDSRYLQLVQAVPPALAENAEAVDRGRRDFQALQLSRDALLRLYRVTLTLIFLLTAFAAIAASFLLAGWLTGPLSMLAAGTRAVAEGDFRPVKDYSGRDELGMLTQSFNVMTRQLEEARLQVDRNQRELERANARLESVLANLTAGVLVLDSDFRLVLANAGAERILGLSMLEYLDLPLAEVPRLGALAGQVRAAFDEQVAAGDPSWQRQFVLPLAATVAREAGGEPAPDAAGGQAPAPAPDEQTILARGSILPERRVGYVIVFDDISGVISAQRAVAWAEVARRLAHEIKNPLTPIQLAAERLQRKLADRLPPADAELLAKNSQTIVNQVAALKHMVDEFRDYARLPAARLAPLDLNALIEDVLRLYPGGEGRAIVEARLAEGLPRVMGDTTQLRQVIHNLLKNAQEATERVDGARILVETGMLARADGGTIVRVCVSDNGSGFPAAVLARVFEPYVTSKARGTGLGLAIVRKIADEHGARVEVGNLKNEAGETAGARIAVLFTKLAKNGENPGLSEKQHD; encoded by the coding sequence ATGGAAGCAATTCAAGTTCAAGCCGACGCCGAGAAGCGCGCAGTAGGGCGGATCCTGCGCTTCGCGCTGATCGGGGCGGTCGCGCTGGCGCTGGTGCTGCTCGTGCTGCTGGCCGGCGCGACCGCGAACACGCGGATGTTCGAGCGCTACTACGCGGGGCTGCTCTGGCTCACCGTGGGCGTGGCGGCGGGCCTGTTCCTGCTGGTGCTCGAACTGGTGCGCCGGCTGGTGCTGCGCTATCGGCGGCGCCTGTTCGGCACGAGGCTGATGGCGCGAATGGCGGTGTCGTTCACGCTGATGACGATCGTGCCGGTCGCCCTGATCTACCTGGTCGCGGTGCAGTTCGTCGGCAGGTCGGTCGAGTCCTGGTTCGCGGTGCCGGTCGAGCGGGCGCTCGACTCGGGCCTCGCGCTGGGCCGGTCCACGCTCGACGCGATGCTGACCGACCTCTCGCAGCGGGCGCGATCGATCAGTGCCGAACTCGTCGAGGCGCCCGAGCGCGACTGGGCCAATGCGCTGAACCGGCTGCGCGAGCAGAGCGGCGTGCAGGACGCGCTGATCGTGTCGGGCACCGGCCGCATCGTCGCCGCCAGCGGCAACCGGCTGGCGAGCCTGGTGCCCGACCTGCCGCCGGCCAATGCGCTGAGGCAGGCCCGTCTGACCCGCCAGTACGCCGCGGTCGAGCCGGGCGAGGAGGGCAAGCCGGAATCGCTGAAGCTCCGGGTGATCCTGGTCATCGGTGCCGACCGGCAGCTGCTCGACGACAGCCGCTACCTGCAGCTGGTGCAGGCCGTCCCGCCGGCGCTGGCCGAGAACGCCGAGGCGGTCGATCGCGGCCGCCGCGACTTCCAGGCCCTGCAGCTGTCGCGCGACGCGCTGCTGCGGCTGTACCGGGTCACGCTGACGCTGATCTTCCTGCTGACCGCCTTCGCCGCGATCGCCGCGTCCTTCCTGCTGGCGGGCTGGCTGACCGGCCCGCTGTCGATGCTGGCCGCCGGCACCCGGGCCGTGGCCGAGGGCGACTTCCGGCCGGTCAAGGACTACTCGGGCCGCGACGAGCTCGGGATGCTGACCCAGTCGTTCAACGTGATGACCCGGCAGCTCGAGGAAGCGAGGCTCCAGGTCGATCGCAACCAGCGCGAGCTCGAACGGGCCAACGCCCGCCTCGAGAGCGTGCTGGCCAACCTGACCGCCGGCGTGCTGGTGCTCGACTCCGACTTCCGGCTGGTGCTGGCCAACGCCGGCGCCGAGCGCATCCTCGGGTTGTCGATGCTCGAGTACCTCGACCTGCCGCTGGCCGAGGTGCCGCGGCTCGGCGCCCTGGCCGGCCAGGTTCGCGCCGCCTTCGACGAGCAGGTCGCGGCCGGCGACCCCAGCTGGCAGCGACAGTTCGTGCTGCCGCTGGCGGCGACCGTCGCGCGCGAGGCGGGCGGCGAGCCGGCGCCGGACGCGGCGGGCGGGCAGGCTCCCGCGCCGGCACCCGACGAGCAGACGATCCTGGCGCGCGGCTCGATCCTGCCGGAGCGGCGAGTCGGCTACGTGATCGTCTTCGACGACATCAGCGGCGTGATCTCGGCCCAGCGCGCGGTGGCCTGGGCCGAGGTCGCGCGGCGCCTGGCCCACGAGATCAAGAACCCGCTGACGCCGATCCAGCTCGCGGCAGAGCGGCTGCAGCGCAAGCTGGCCGACCGGTTGCCGCCGGCCGACGCGGAATTGCTCGCCAAGAATTCGCAGACGATCGTCAACCAGGTGGCGGCGCTCAAGCACATGGTCGACGAGTTCCGCGACTACGCGCGGCTGCCGGCCGCGCGCCTCGCGCCGCTCGACCTGAATGCGCTGATCGAGGACGTGCTCCGCCTCTACCCCGGCGGCGAGGGGCGGGCGATCGTCGAGGCGCGGCTCGCCGAAGGGCTGCCCAGGGTCATGGGCGACACGACCCAGCTGCGCCAGGTGATCCACAACCTGTTGAAGAATGCGCAGGAGGCGACCGAGCGCGTCGACGGTGCGCGTATCCTGGTCGAGACGGGAATGCTCGCACGCGCCGACGGCGGCACGATCGTGCGCGTCTGCGTCAGCGACAACGGCAGCGGCTTCCCGGCCGCGGTGCTCGCGCGGGTGTTCGAACCCTACGTGACCAGCAAGGCGCGCGGCACCGGCCTGGGCCTGGCGATCGTCCGCAAGATCGCAGACGAGCACGGCGCGCGGGTCGAGGTCGGCAACCTGAAGAACGAGGCCGGCGAGACCGCCGGCGCGCGCATTGCCGTGCTATTTACGAAACTGGCCAAAAACGGGGAGAATCCCGGGCTGTCCGAGAAGCAACACGACTAG
- a CDS encoding response regulator, whose amino-acid sequence MAEILVVDDEIGIRELLSEILGDEGHSVHSAENAGQARQLREENRLDLVLLDIWMPDTDGITLLKEWAAAGKLTMPVIMMSGHATIDTAVEATRIGALDFLEKPITMQKLLRAVETGLQRGRAAAQPSVPPAAAGEPSRQPAVTAFVPAAPVGEAVVAEAPQQAGAERPAGFVPAAGAQAEAGRTQAAGASILLRELPLDLPLREARDAFERAYFEYHLGREQGSMTRVAERTGLERTHLYRKLKQLGIDLSRGLWRRQGG is encoded by the coding sequence ATGGCGGAAATCCTCGTAGTGGATGACGAAATCGGCATCCGCGAACTGCTCTCCGAGATCCTCGGCGACGAAGGCCATTCGGTGCACTCTGCCGAGAACGCCGGCCAGGCCCGGCAGTTGCGCGAGGAGAACCGCCTCGACCTGGTGCTGCTCGACATCTGGATGCCCGACACCGACGGCATCACGCTGCTCAAGGAGTGGGCCGCCGCCGGCAAGCTGACCATGCCGGTCATCATGATGTCCGGTCACGCGACGATCGACACCGCGGTCGAGGCCACGCGGATCGGCGCGCTCGATTTCCTCGAGAAACCGATCACCATGCAGAAGCTGCTGCGGGCGGTGGAAACCGGCCTGCAGCGCGGCCGCGCCGCGGCGCAGCCGTCCGTGCCTCCGGCGGCCGCCGGCGAGCCCTCGCGGCAACCGGCAGTCACCGCCTTCGTGCCGGCGGCGCCGGTCGGCGAAGCCGTCGTGGCCGAGGCGCCGCAGCAGGCGGGCGCCGAGCGCCCGGCCGGTTTCGTGCCGGCGGCCGGCGCGCAGGCCGAGGCCGGCCGGACGCAGGCGGCCGGGGCCTCGATCCTGCTGCGCGAGCTGCCGCTGGACCTGCCGCTGCGCGAGGCCCGCGACGCCTTCGAGCGCGCCTATTTCGAATACCACCTCGGCCGCGAGCAGGGCAGCATGACCCGGGTCGCCGAGCGCACCGGCCTCGAGCGGACCCACCTGTACCGCAAGCTCAAGCAGCTGGGCATCGACCTGTCGCGCGGGCTCTGGCGCCGGCAGGGCGGCTGA
- the trkA gene encoding Trk system potassium transporter TrkA, producing MKIVILGAGRVGASVAESLVSERNDITVVDTDVAQLRQLQDRLDLRTVAGNGTHPPVLEQAGIEDADMLIATAARDETNLVACQIAARLFNVPTRIARIRAPEFQAHSEITGEGGFYVDHLICPEQTVTDYVRKLIEFPEALQVLEFADGRASLIAVRAYAGGPLVSHPISDLRAHHPDIDMRVVAMFRNDRSIRPEGNTMIEPGDEVFLLAPSEHIRTALSDLRRMDKPVRRVMIAGGGNIGLRLARSLGSDYQVKIVETNRNRCNYLVTQLPASTLVLNGDSTDEDLLSDEGVSDSDLFIAVTSDDENNIMSCMLAKRMGARRTIALINRQAYADLVEGNRIDIAIVPSQTTIGQLLAHVRRGDVVAVHSLRRGAAEALEAVAHGDAKSSKVVGRRIEEIDLPRGATIGAIVRPVADAGVAGRRGERREAAEVIMAHHDTVIESGDHVIVFVENRRMIPKVERLFQVSVGFF from the coding sequence TTGAAGATCGTCATCCTCGGCGCCGGCAGGGTCGGCGCCTCAGTCGCCGAGAGCCTCGTCTCCGAGCGCAACGACATCACCGTCGTCGACACCGACGTCGCGCAGCTTCGCCAGCTCCAGGATCGCCTCGACCTTCGCACGGTGGCCGGCAACGGCACGCATCCGCCGGTGCTCGAGCAGGCCGGCATCGAGGACGCCGACATGCTGATCGCCACCGCGGCGCGCGACGAGACCAACCTCGTGGCCTGCCAGATCGCGGCCCGGCTGTTCAACGTGCCGACCCGCATCGCGCGCATTCGCGCGCCCGAATTCCAGGCCCACTCCGAGATCACCGGCGAGGGCGGCTTCTACGTCGACCACCTGATCTGCCCGGAGCAGACGGTCACCGACTACGTGCGCAAGCTGATCGAGTTCCCGGAGGCGCTCCAGGTGCTCGAGTTCGCCGACGGCCGGGCCAGCCTGATCGCGGTGCGCGCCTACGCCGGCGGCCCGCTGGTCTCGCATCCGATCAGCGACCTGCGCGCGCACCACCCCGACATCGACATGCGGGTCGTGGCGATGTTCCGTAACGACCGCTCGATCCGGCCCGAGGGCAACACGATGATCGAGCCGGGCGACGAGGTCTTCCTGCTCGCGCCTTCCGAGCACATCCGCACCGCGCTGTCCGACCTGCGCCGGATGGACAAGCCGGTGCGGCGGGTCATGATCGCCGGCGGCGGCAACATCGGCCTGCGACTCGCGCGCAGCCTGGGCAGCGACTACCAGGTCAAGATCGTCGAGACCAACCGCAATCGCTGCAACTACCTGGTCACCCAGCTGCCGGCCTCGACGCTGGTGCTGAACGGCGACTCCACCGACGAGGACCTGCTCTCCGACGAGGGCGTGTCGGACAGCGACCTGTTCATCGCGGTCACCTCCGACGACGAGAACAACATCATGTCGTGCATGCTCGCCAAGCGGATGGGCGCGCGGCGCACGATCGCGCTGATCAACCGGCAGGCCTACGCCGACCTGGTCGAGGGCAACCGGATCGACATCGCGATCGTTCCCTCGCAGACGACCATAGGCCAGCTGCTCGCGCACGTGCGGCGCGGCGACGTGGTCGCGGTGCATTCGCTGCGCCGCGGCGCGGCCGAGGCGCTCGAGGCGGTCGCCCACGGCGACGCGAAGTCCTCGAAGGTCGTCGGCCGCCGGATCGAGGAGATCGACCTGCCGCGCGGCGCCACGATAGGCGCCATCGTGCGGCCGGTGGCCGATGCCGGCGTCGCCGGCCGGCGCGGCGAGCGCCGCGAGGCGGCCGAGGTGATCATGGCGCATCACGACACGGTCATCGAGTCCGGCGACCACGTGATCGTGTTCGTCGAGAACCGGCGCATGATTCCGAAGGTCGAGCGCCTGTTCCAGGTGAGCGTCGGGTTCTTCTAG
- a CDS encoding TRAP transporter substrate-binding protein, with the protein MTEKSVRPSNEAATESKPARRRFLGTAATGAAGAAALATPMISVAQSPVVMKMQGAWGANDIFTEMAQQYVTRVNEMAGGRLRLEYLPAGAVVKPFELMDAVSKGVLDAGHHVSGYWYGKSKVASLFGTGPVSGATPEIGLTWIYQGGGQQLWDKLVAKLNLNVVGFFAFPMPSQPLGWFKNPPPKTAAALKGFKYRTIGLAADMLQEMGMAVAQLPGGEIVPAMQRGVIDAFEFNNPTSDMRFGAQDVAKYYSMGSYHQAQEFFEIIFNKDKYNALAPELKAILKYAAEATSLANTSLAHDSYSKDLQELIVKHKVQVSRTPQDVYKGQLAAWDKVTAKLEKEVDMFKEVNDSFKAWSRRVGFYHFTNEADYKMAFEHVQKIKLPT; encoded by the coding sequence ATGACCGAAAAATCCGTACGGCCTTCGAACGAAGCAGCAACGGAAAGCAAGCCCGCGCGCCGCCGCTTCCTCGGCACTGCCGCCACTGGTGCTGCCGGTGCCGCCGCGCTCGCCACGCCGATGATCTCGGTCGCGCAGTCGCCGGTCGTCATGAAGATGCAGGGCGCCTGGGGCGCCAACGACATCTTCACCGAGATGGCGCAGCAGTACGTGACCCGGGTCAACGAGATGGCGGGCGGCCGCCTGCGCCTCGAGTACCTGCCGGCCGGCGCCGTCGTGAAGCCCTTCGAGCTGATGGACGCGGTCAGCAAGGGCGTTCTCGATGCCGGCCACCACGTGTCCGGCTACTGGTACGGCAAGTCGAAGGTCGCTTCGCTGTTCGGCACGGGTCCGGTCAGCGGCGCCACCCCCGAGATCGGCCTGACCTGGATCTACCAGGGCGGCGGCCAGCAGCTCTGGGACAAGCTCGTCGCCAAGCTGAACCTGAACGTCGTGGGCTTCTTCGCCTTCCCGATGCCCTCGCAGCCGCTGGGCTGGTTCAAGAACCCCCCGCCCAAGACCGCTGCCGCGCTCAAGGGCTTCAAGTACCGCACGATCGGCCTGGCGGCCGACATGCTGCAGGAGATGGGCATGGCCGTCGCCCAGCTGCCGGGCGGCGAGATCGTTCCCGCCATGCAGCGCGGCGTCATCGACGCGTTCGAGTTCAACAACCCGACCTCCGACATGCGCTTCGGCGCCCAGGACGTCGCCAAGTACTACTCGATGGGCTCCTACCACCAGGCGCAGGAGTTCTTCGAGATCATCTTCAACAAGGACAAGTACAACGCGCTTGCTCCCGAGCTGAAGGCGATCCTGAAGTACGCGGCCGAGGCCACGTCGCTGGCGAACACCTCGCTGGCGCACGACAGCTACTCGAAGGACCTCCAGGAGCTGATCGTCAAGCACAAGGTGCAGGTCTCGCGCACCCCGCAAGACGTCTACAAGGGCCAGCTCGCGGCCTGGGACAAGGTCACGGCGAAGCTCGAGAAGGAAGTCGACATGTTCAAGGAAGTGAACGACTCCTTCAAGGCGTGGTCGCGCCGCGTGGGCTTCTATCACTTCACGAACGAGGCCGACTACAAGATGGCCTTCGAGCACGTGCAGAAGATCAAGCTGCCCACCTGA
- a CDS encoding TRAP transporter small permease subunit: protein MENLIRIIDIFSKAIGHAFAWCVLVLTASTCFEVFMRYVLHAPTAWAFDMSYMLYGALFMMSGAYALSRGSHVRGDFLYRKWAPRTQAKVDLVLYFVFYFPAIFAMVYTGASYSFESTRILEASVNSPAGVPVWPLKLIIFVGGITLLLAGIAEVMRCLVCIRQGSWLPRGGDVEELEVILQQQHGGASKQ from the coding sequence ATGGAAAACCTGATCCGGATCATCGACATCTTCAGCAAGGCCATCGGCCACGCGTTCGCATGGTGCGTGCTCGTCCTCACGGCCAGCACCTGCTTCGAAGTGTTCATGCGCTACGTGCTCCACGCCCCCACCGCGTGGGCGTTCGACATGAGCTACATGCTGTACGGGGCGCTGTTCATGATGTCGGGTGCGTACGCGCTGTCGCGCGGCTCGCACGTGCGGGGCGACTTCCTCTACCGGAAGTGGGCGCCGCGCACGCAGGCGAAGGTGGACCTCGTCCTCTATTTCGTCTTCTATTTCCCGGCCATCTTCGCGATGGTGTACACGGGCGCCAGCTACTCGTTCGAGTCGACGCGCATCCTCGAGGCCAGCGTCAACAGCCCGGCCGGCGTGCCGGTCTGGCCGCTGAAGCTGATCATCTTCGTCGGGGGCATCACGCTGCTGCTGGCGGGCATCGCCGAGGTCATGCGATGCCTGGTCTGCATCCGCCAGGGCAGCTGGCTGCCGCGCGGCGGCGACGTCGAGGAACTTGAAGTGATCCTGCAGCAGCAGCACGGCGGAGCGTCCAAGCAATGA
- a CDS encoding TRAP transporter large permease, translating into MSDPIIALLMLGVFIVFIFLGFPIAFTLMAMGISFGYYAYYVPGQEFWDNRIFYLFTQNTFSVMNNDTLISIPLFLFMGYIIERANILDRLFHSLQVGLRFLPGSMAVAALVTCALFATATGIVGAVVTLMGLIALPPMLKAGYDQKISSGVITAGGTLGILIPPSILLIVYAATASVSVVKLYAAALIPGFVLAGLYVIYVITRATLNPALCPRPKELDQYSFAESAMLVLTAFVPLAALIVAVLGSILFGLATPSEAAAMGALGGIILAVVYRAFTWERLREAVYLTARTSAMVCFLFVGAATFSSVFSYLGGEHVVKDFMLALDLSTVQFLLLTQLIIFILGWPLEWSEIIIIFVPIFLPLLPVFGVDPILFGILIAINLQTSFLTPPMAMSAYYLKGVAPKGVELWTIFRGCFPFVGMVILTLALTYIYPSMVTYLPDHFFSQPTEVPFDPNDPSVVNPDIFKVQ; encoded by the coding sequence ATGAGTGATCCGATCATCGCCCTGCTGATGCTGGGCGTCTTCATCGTCTTCATCTTCCTGGGTTTCCCTATCGCCTTCACGCTGATGGCGATGGGCATCAGCTTCGGCTACTACGCGTACTACGTGCCGGGGCAGGAGTTCTGGGACAACCGGATCTTCTACCTGTTCACGCAGAACACCTTCAGCGTGATGAACAACGACACGCTGATCTCGATACCCCTGTTCCTGTTCATGGGGTACATCATCGAGCGCGCCAACATCCTCGACCGGCTGTTCCACAGCCTGCAGGTCGGGCTGCGCTTCCTGCCGGGCTCGATGGCGGTGGCCGCGCTGGTCACCTGCGCGCTGTTCGCGACCGCAACCGGCATCGTCGGCGCGGTGGTCACGCTGATGGGCCTGATCGCGCTGCCGCCGATGCTGAAGGCGGGCTACGACCAGAAGATCTCCAGCGGCGTCATCACGGCCGGCGGCACGCTCGGGATCCTGATTCCGCCGTCGATCCTGCTGATCGTGTACGCCGCCACGGCGAGCGTCTCGGTGGTCAAGCTGTATGCGGCGGCGCTGATCCCCGGCTTCGTGCTGGCCGGCCTCTACGTGATCTACGTGATCACCCGCGCGACCCTCAACCCCGCCCTGTGTCCCAGGCCAAAGGAGCTCGACCAGTACAGCTTCGCGGAGAGCGCGATGCTGGTGCTGACCGCCTTCGTGCCGCTGGCGGCGCTGATCGTGGCCGTGCTCGGCTCGATCCTGTTCGGCCTGGCCACGCCCAGCGAGGCCGCCGCGATGGGCGCGCTGGGCGGCATCATCCTGGCCGTCGTCTACCGGGCCTTCACCTGGGAGCGGCTGCGCGAGGCGGTCTACCTGACGGCCCGCACCTCGGCGATGGTGTGCTTCCTGTTCGTCGGCGCGGCGACCTTCTCGTCGGTGTTCTCGTACCTCGGCGGCGAGCACGTGGTGAAGGACTTCATGCTCGCGCTCGACCTGAGCACGGTGCAGTTCCTGCTGCTCACCCAGCTGATCATCTTCATCCTGGGCTGGCCGCTGGAGTGGAGCGAGATCATCATCATCTTCGTGCCGATCTTCCTGCCGCTGCTGCCGGTGTTCGGCGTCGACCCGATCCTTTTCGGCATCCTGATCGCGATCAACCTCCAGACCTCCTTCCTCACCCCGCCGATGGCGATGTCCGCCTACTACCTGAAGGGCGTGGCGCCAAAGGGCGTGGAGCTGTGGACGATCTTCAGGGGCTGCTTCCCGTTCGTGGGGATGGTGATCCTGACCCTGGCGCTGACCTACATCTACCCGTCGATGGTCACCTACCTGCCCGACCATTTCTTCAGCCAGCCGACCGAGGTTCCCTTCGACCCGAACGACCCGTCGGTGGTGAACCCGGACATCTTCAAGGTGCAGTGA
- a CDS encoding amidase encodes MSAERSVQSFGAGDYRELLASGQADVVEFYDRHLASAKAADEQVRAFASLDDRVIRLQAEHLKAQRARGDSLPALYGVPIAVKDIIDTIDFPTAYGSPIHEGRYAVADATVVRRLRDAGAVIYGKTVTTEFATFHPGPTRNPHDLAHTPGGSSSGSAAAVAAGIVPVALGSQTNGSVVRPASFCGVYGFKPSAGVLPRTGSFEQSPSLDQLGVFARSIEGLALVAEIMAGDDGHDAATRGIPPRRMHDIARSEPPLDPKFCFVRTPWWDRIDEEARLACEEFLEAMDGSVSVVELPSIVEQAVQWHRQVHEPELAFALQREYRHHPDKLSDKLREQIERGIAVPVVDYLAARERMPHVSCAFDEFFEHFDAILTPATLGAAPKGLASTGNPIMQTVWTFAGLPSLNLPLFRLSGGLPFGIQAVGRLHDDARMLRACRWLVNEVNKRSAS; translated from the coding sequence ATGTCGGCAGAGAGATCCGTTCAGTCGTTCGGCGCCGGGGATTACCGGGAGCTGCTGGCTTCGGGGCAGGCCGACGTCGTCGAGTTCTACGATCGGCACCTGGCGAGCGCGAAGGCGGCGGACGAGCAGGTCCGCGCCTTCGCCAGCCTCGACGACCGGGTGATCAGGCTGCAGGCCGAGCACCTGAAGGCCCAGCGGGCCCGCGGAGATTCCCTGCCCGCGCTGTACGGCGTGCCGATTGCGGTCAAGGACATCATCGACACGATCGATTTCCCGACCGCCTACGGCAGCCCGATCCACGAGGGCCGCTACGCGGTGGCCGATGCGACGGTGGTCCGCCGGCTGCGCGACGCCGGCGCGGTGATCTACGGCAAGACCGTGACCACCGAGTTCGCCACCTTCCATCCCGGGCCCACGCGCAATCCGCACGACCTGGCGCACACCCCGGGCGGTTCGTCCAGCGGCTCCGCGGCCGCCGTGGCTGCCGGCATCGTGCCGGTGGCGCTCGGCAGCCAGACCAACGGCTCGGTCGTCCGGCCGGCCTCGTTCTGCGGCGTCTACGGCTTCAAGCCGTCGGCCGGCGTCCTGCCGCGCACCGGTTCCTTCGAGCAATCGCCGTCGCTCGACCAGCTCGGCGTGTTCGCCCGCTCGATCGAGGGCCTGGCGCTGGTCGCCGAGATCATGGCCGGCGACGACGGCCACGATGCCGCGACTCGCGGCATCCCGCCCAGGCGGATGCACGACATCGCGCGCTCCGAGCCGCCGCTCGACCCGAAGTTCTGCTTCGTCCGGACACCCTGGTGGGACCGGATCGACGAGGAAGCGCGGCTCGCCTGCGAGGAGTTCCTCGAGGCGATGGACGGCTCCGTGAGCGTCGTCGAGCTGCCGTCGATCGTCGAACAGGCGGTGCAGTGGCACCGGCAGGTCCACGAGCCGGAGCTGGCCTTCGCCTTGCAGCGCGAGTACCGGCACCACCCCGACAAGCTCAGCGACAAGCTGCGTGAGCAGATCGAGCGGGGCATCGCGGTGCCGGTCGTCGACTACCTGGCGGCCAGGGAGCGGATGCCGCACGTGTCCTGCGCCTTCGACGAGTTCTTCGAGCATTTCGACGCCATCCTGACGCCTGCCACCCTGGGCGCGGCGCCGAAGGGCCTGGCTTCGACCGGCAACCCGATCATGCAGACGGTCTGGACCTTCGCCGGGCTGCCCAGCCTGAACCTGCCGCTGTTCAGGCTGTCCGGCGGCCTGCCTTTCGGCATCCAGGCGGTGGGCCGCCTGCACGACGACGCGCGCATGCTGCGGGCGTGCAGGTGGCTCGTCAACGAGGTGAACAAACGGAGTGCTTCATGA
- a CDS encoding TrkH family potassium uptake protein — MIRLLVIAHVLGGLLTVFAATFLLPLAWSLAVDDGAHVSFFTSATACLAAGALLWAFTRRYRRELEPRDGPLLVVLGWVTMAVAASVPLKLEIPGLSLTHAFFEAVAGLTTTGATVLTGLEHLPQSVNIWRHAMQWYGGMGIIVMAVAILPMLGVGGMQLFKAEMAGPMKESKLTPRITETAKALWLIYISLTAACALSLRYIAEESWFDAVCHAFSALALGGFSNRDASVGGFESPAVEAILLVFMLIAVLNFATHFRAVRARSIGPYLRDPEARAVLVLLLGSGLALGLYLHWQGQYDSLAESLRHALFNTVSLGTSTGYMSQDYAGWPVFAPMWMLFLACVGSSAGSTGGGIKMIRSLILVRQTARELGRIVHPRAISPLTINGQIVENRIIFAVLGFMLLWGATQVVVTFLLLATGLDFLTAFSAAVAMVNNLGPALGEFGPTANYASLSAVQAWLLTLAMLAGRLELLTFFVVLTGAFWRR, encoded by the coding sequence TTGATCCGGCTCCTGGTCATCGCCCACGTGCTGGGCGGCCTGCTGACGGTGTTCGCCGCCACCTTCCTGCTGCCGCTCGCGTGGTCGCTCGCGGTCGACGACGGCGCCCACGTCAGCTTCTTCACGTCGGCCACCGCCTGCCTGGCGGCCGGCGCCCTGCTCTGGGCCTTCACGCGCCGCTATCGCCGCGAGCTCGAGCCGCGCGACGGGCCGCTGCTGGTCGTGCTCGGCTGGGTCACGATGGCGGTCGCGGCCTCGGTCCCGTTGAAGCTCGAGATTCCCGGTCTTTCGCTCACTCACGCCTTCTTCGAGGCAGTCGCCGGGCTCACGACCACCGGCGCCACCGTGCTGACCGGCCTCGAGCACCTGCCGCAGTCGGTCAACATCTGGCGCCACGCGATGCAGTGGTACGGCGGCATGGGCATCATCGTGATGGCGGTCGCGATCCTGCCGATGCTGGGCGTGGGCGGCATGCAGCTGTTCAAGGCCGAGATGGCCGGGCCGATGAAGGAGAGCAAGCTGACGCCGCGGATCACCGAGACCGCGAAGGCGCTCTGGCTGATCTACATCTCGCTCACCGCCGCGTGCGCGCTGAGCCTGCGCTACATCGCCGAGGAGTCGTGGTTCGACGCGGTCTGCCACGCCTTCTCGGCGCTGGCGCTGGGCGGGTTCTCGAACCGCGACGCCAGCGTCGGCGGCTTCGAGTCGCCGGCGGTCGAGGCGATCCTGCTCGTCTTCATGCTGATCGCGGTGCTGAACTTCGCGACCCACTTCAGGGCGGTTCGCGCCCGCTCGATCGGCCCCTACCTGCGGGACCCCGAGGCCCGGGCGGTGCTCGTGCTGCTGCTGGGCAGCGGCCTGGCGCTCGGGCTCTACCTGCACTGGCAGGGGCAATACGACTCGCTGGCCGAGTCCCTGCGCCATGCGCTGTTCAACACCGTGTCGCTGGGCACCTCCACCGGCTACATGAGCCAGGACTACGCCGGCTGGCCGGTCTTCGCGCCGATGTGGATGCTGTTCCTGGCCTGCGTAGGCTCGTCGGCGGGCTCGACCGGCGGCGGCATCAAGATGATCCGCTCGCTGATCCTGGTCCGCCAGACGGCCCGCGAGCTCGGCCGGATCGTGCACCCCAGGGCGATCTCGCCGCTCACGATCAACGGCCAGATCGTCGAGAACCGGATCATCTTCGCGGTGCTCGGCTTCATGCTGCTGTGGGGCGCCACCCAGGTCGTGGTGACCTTCCTGCTGCTGGCCACCGGGCTCGACTTCCTGACCGCCTTTTCCGCTGCGGTCGCGATGGTGAACAACCTCGGCCCCGCGCTGGGCGAGTTCGGGCCGACCGCGAACTACGCGAGCCTGAGCGCGGTCCAGGCCTGGCTGCTCACGCTGGCCATGCTGGCCGGGCGGCTCGAGCTGCTGACCTTCTTCGTGGTGCTCACCGGCGCCTTCTGGCGGCGCTAG